A single genomic interval of Pyrus communis chromosome 7, drPyrComm1.1, whole genome shotgun sequence harbors:
- the LOC137739882 gene encoding plant cysteine oxidase 2-like: MGIEMVAPNRKRNKEFLELAEVTNSKSKTRKCRRRQRKMSPVQKLYETCKEVFSSGGAGVIPPADDIQRLSSVLGALKPADVGLTPALPYFRMTVARSTPAITYQHLYQCEKFSMGIFCLPPSGVLPLHNHPGMTVFSKLLFGTMHIKSYDWVAGASEKTLASALEETLASAPEKTLASAPEKTLASASEKTLESAPEKTLASANPSLVGCSLVQAPPGVRLAKVKVDDDFTAPCDPSILYPADGGNMHCFTAVTACAVLDVLGPPYSDPDGRHCQYYIDHPFSRFPDGGVSVPEDEKDGYAWLEEIEKPEDLAAVVAEYRGPRIQEN, translated from the exons ATGGGGATTGAGATGGTGGCGCCCAATCGCAAACGCAATAAGGAGTTTCTGGAATTGGCGGAGGTGACGAATTCGAAAAGCAAGACCAGAAAGTGCCGGCGGCGTCAGCGGAAGATGTCGCCGGTTCAGAAGCTGTACGAGACTTGCAAGGAAGTCTTTTCGTCTGGTGGGGCCGGCGTTATACCCCCCGCTGATGATATCCAACGGCTATCCTCTGTTTTGG GTGCCCTGAAGCCTGCTGATGTCGGCCTGACTCCTGCTTTGCCGTACTTCAGGATGACAGTAGCTAGATCAACCCCGGCAATAACCTACCAGCACCTTTACCAGTGCGAAAAATTTTCA ATGGGGATATTTTGCTTGCCGCCTTCCGGTGTCCTACCGCTTCATAATCACCCTGGAATGACGGTTTTCAGTAAGCTTCTGTTTGGGACAATGCACATCAAGTCCTATGATTGGGTGGCTGGTGCCTCGGAGAAGACATTGGCAAGTGCCCTGGAGGAAACGTTGGCAAGTGCCCCGGAGAAGACATTGGCAAGTGCCCCGGAGAAGACATTGGCAAGTGCCTCGGAGAAAACATTGGAAAGTGCCCCGGAGAAAACATTGGCAAGTGCGAATCCTTCATTAG TTGGTTGTTCTCTCGTTCAAGCACCGCCTGGTGTTCGTCTGGCTAAAGTTAAGGTTGACGACGATTTCACTGCTCCTTGCGACCCTTCCATCCTCTATCCAGCTGATGGAGGCAACATGCATTGCTTCACAGCAGTGACAGCATGCGCAGTGCTCGATGTGCTTGGCCCTCCATATTCTGATCCTGACGGTCGGCACTGCCAATACTACATTGATCACCCATTCTCTCGTTTCCCAG ATGGGGGAGTATCTGTGCCAGAAGATGAGAAGGACGGCTATGCTTGGCTTGAAGAGATAGAGAAACCTGAGGACTTAGCTGCAGTTGTAGCCGAGTACAGAGGCCCCAGAATACAGGAGAATTGA